The Thermodesulfovibrio sp. 3462-1 genome contains the following window.
AATCCGTCAACTCCACAGGCAACAGCTGCCCGAGAAAGATAGGGAATAAACTCTCTCTGCCCTGAGGAGCATGTTCCAGCACCTCCAGGAAGCTGAACTGAATGAGTTGCATCAAAAACTACAGGTACACCCATTGAGCGAATTATTGGAAAACTGCGGAAATCGACGATGAGATTATTATATCCAAAGCTTGTTCCTCTTTCTGTAATGATTATTTTTTTGTTATCAGTAGATTCAATCTTTTCAATTATATTTTTCACATCCCATGGAGCAAGAAACTGCCCCTTTTTAACATTCACAGGTTTTCCAGTTTTCCCTGCTTCCACAATCATATCTGTCTGTCTGCATAAAAAGGCAGGAATCTGAATAACATCAAGAAAATCTTTTGCAATTTGTATCTCTTCCACTGAATGAACATCGCTCAGAATTGGTAGATCAAATTCTTCTTTCACTTTATTTAATATCTCAAGCCCTTTTTTTATTCCAGGACCTCT
Protein-coding sequences here:
- the kdsA gene encoding 3-deoxy-8-phosphooctulonate synthase, producing the protein MFSIGNIEIKRDELFVIAGPCVIESEEILFKTAEKLKEITQNLKIPLIFKSSYDKANRSSIKSYRGPGIKKGLEILNKVKEEFDLPILSDVHSVEEIQIAKDFLDVIQIPAFLCRQTDMIVEAGKTGKPVNVKKGQFLAPWDVKNIIEKIESTDNKKIIITERGTSFGYNNLIVDFRSFPIIRSMGVPVVFDATHSVQLPGGAGTCSSGQREFIPYLSRAAVACGVDGLFFEVHPEPDRALCDGPNMIPLKEFKELLKFLIEIHNTVKNLSSMNS